CAGATCCCGGACTACGGCGAGGGACGCACCCAGCCCGAGGTCTAGGCAGCGAGCAGCTCGTCGAGCCGGCGCTCGAGCGCCCCGCCCACGACCTCGCGCACCGGGCCCTCGGCGAAGCGCTGCACCAGCTCCTGCAGGAAGCCCTCGATGACCAGCCGGGTGGCGGCCTCGCGCGGCAGCCCGCGCGACATCAGGTAGAAGAGCTGGTCGCGGTCGATCTGGGCGATGGCCGCCGCGTGCGTGCAGCGCACGTCGTTGGCCTCGATCTCCAGGCCGGGGATGGCGTCCGCGTGCGCGCGCTTGGACAGCAGCAGGTTGCGTGACTCCTGGAAGGCGTCTGTCTGCTGCGCGCCCACGTCGACCTTGATCATCCCCCGCCACACCGCACTGCCGCGATTCTGCAGCACGCCGCGGAAGGCCAGGTCCGATGTCGTGTGCGGCGCCGCGTGCTCCTGCGTGGTATCGAAGTCCAGGTGCTGGCGACCCATGCCGGCGTAGGCGCCCGTGACCTTGGCGTCGGCGCCCTCGCCGGCCAGCTTGGTCTCCATCCGCACCTTGCCGTTCTTGCCGCCGAAGCCGATCGCCGCCCAGTCGAGCGAGCCGTGCTTGCCCACCTCGGCGCGCTGGGTGCCGAACATCCACGACTCGTCGTTGAGCTGCTGGCCGCAGACGTAGTGCAGGTTCGCGTTCTCCCCCACCACGATCTCCACGACCGTGTTGAGCAGGCCCTCGCCCTCGGGCTCGGCGCTCAGGTACTGCTCCCACACCTCGGCCTCGGCGCCCTCCTCCACCACGATCATCGTGCGCCAGTTCAGCGCCTCGCCGGCGAGCACGGTGGCGGTGACCGCGATGGGCACCTCCACCCTCACGCCGCGCGGCACGTAGATGAACGCGCCGCCGGCGAACTCGGCCTCGTTGCGGGCCACGAACGGGTCGATGTCGGTGCGCGGCACGATCTTGCCGAAGTGCTCCTCGACGATCGGGGCGTACTCGTCCGACGAAGCAGCCTCGTCCAAGGGCATGACCACGGCGCCCTCGGGCACGCCCGCGGGCGGCTCGAGCAGCACGTCGGAGGGCGCCGGCGAATTCCCGGCCGCGCGCTCGAACGCGTCCAGCTCCAGCCCCTTCAGCTCGGTGAACTCCCAGCCCGGCGTGCCCTTGAACGAGGGCAGCCCGAGCTCGCCCGTCAGAACTGCGGCGCGCTCCCGGCGCGCCGCAAGCCAACCCGGTTCGGCTACAGCCGAGGCCCCGCTAGCCAATGGACCCTTCCATCTGGAGCTCGATCAGGCGGTTCATCTCGACCGCGTACTCCATCGGCAGCTCCTTCGT
The sequence above is drawn from the Thermoleophilaceae bacterium genome and encodes:
- the sufD gene encoding Fe-S cluster assembly protein SufD; this translates as MASGASAVAEPGWLAARRERAAVLTGELGLPSFKGTPGWEFTELKGLELDAFERAAGNSPAPSDVLLEPPAGVPEGAVVMPLDEAASSDEYAPIVEEHFGKIVPRTDIDPFVARNEAEFAGGAFIYVPRGVRVEVPIAVTATVLAGEALNWRTMIVVEEGAEAEVWEQYLSAEPEGEGLLNTVVEIVVGENANLHYVCGQQLNDESWMFGTQRAEVGKHGSLDWAAIGFGGKNGKVRMETKLAGEGADAKVTGAYAGMGRQHLDFDTTQEHAAPHTTSDLAFRGVLQNRGSAVWRGMIKVDVGAQQTDAFQESRNLLLSKRAHADAIPGLEIEANDVRCTHAAAIAQIDRDQLFYLMSRGLPREAATRLVIEGFLQELVQRFAEGPVREVVGGALERRLDELLAA